The proteins below are encoded in one region of Oreochromis niloticus isolate F11D_XX linkage group LG6, O_niloticus_UMD_NMBU, whole genome shotgun sequence:
- the herc3 gene encoding putative E3 ubiquitin-protein ligase HERC3 isoform X2 translates to MLCWGNAKDGQLGIGVEKNPVFEPRNCHVFSGRGLKEVGCGGQHSVFLMHDGSVYTCGSNSCGQLGHDKAGISPDGQLFTWGQNTSGQLGLGKGEPSKLFPHPLKSLAGIPLAQITAGGDHSFALSLSGAVFGWGKNRAGQLGLNDKQDRAVPCHIKFLRSQKVVYISCGDEHTAALTKDGGLFTFGDGSWGQLGHGSTNSELLPRRVLELMGTEVSQIACGRHHTLAFVPSSGVVYAFGCNSHGQLGTGILGDARSPFPVKASFLTGKFHRRESKQYTVTKIICGGDHSFLLYSNEQTSVPSEDFRVINIGKSLSPINYESLNSLRLKLMYNTDSSVTNDVIVQLSSTACWNASFLDQSDDTHFKTNPKIPGIDLNSVRMLFETLSKPAFSELMEQATKSFESLLIPQLPRSPPDVEAMRIYLILSEYPALQDSKNYVRLTIPLAMAILRLDANPSKVLDNWWCFVDGSVFTRMVDMYKSIVVFMLTGGKTVLVPMFYENYFLATLRLLEKLHKVNLKAQHVEYNRFYIPDITSLVDIQEDYLKWFLSKAEIKVGSSPSQSDFPSVNLCAYPFILNAKAKTTMLQTDAELQMQMAVSGANLHNVFMLLTLEPHLARNPYLVLHVRRSHLVSDTLRELTMYSDVDLKKPLKVIFDGEEAVDAGGVTKEFFLLLLKELMDPVYGMFTHYKESNLLWFSDKCFVEQNWFHLIGIICGLAIYNATVVDLHFPLALYKKLLEVSPTLEDFKELSPTEARSLQQLLDYEGSDVEETFLLNFAITRENYGMTEVKELIPGGESVAVDKNNRKEFVEAYLRYVFSDSVGEQYSAFSAGFLKVCGGEILSLFQPSELMAMVVGNNNYNWEEMEKNAVYKGEYTATHPTVRLFWEVFHEFPLEKKKQFLLFLTGSDRIPIHGMESLRIIIQSTTAEEHYLPVAHTCYNLLDMPRYQTKEMLRRRLTQAVEQYEGFSLV, encoded by the exons GTCATGACAAAGCAGGGATTTCCCCAG ATGGTCAGCTGTTCACATGGGGCCAGAACACCAGCGGGCAGCTCGGGTTGGGGAAAGGAGAGCCCAGCAAGCTGTTCCCTCATCCTCTAAAGTCTCTGGCAGGAATTCCTTTGGCACAAATAACGGCAGGAGGAGACCACAGTTTTGCCCTCTCATTGTCTGGAGCTGTATTTGGCTGGGGCAAAAACAGAGCTGGACAACTGGGCCTTAATGATAAACAAG ATCGTGCCGTCCCATGCCACATCAAATTTTTGAGATCTCAGAAAGTTGTTTACATCAGCTGTGGAGATGAACATACAGCAGCCTTGACAAAG GATGGCGGCTTGTTTACGTTTGGTGATGGCTCGTGGGGTCAGCTGGGTCACGGCTCCACCAATAGTGAACTTTTACCTAGACGAGTGCTGGAGCTCATGGGCACTGAGGTGTCCCAAATCGCCTGTGGCAG GCACCACACGTTGGCGTTCGTGCCTTCCTCTGGCGTGGTATATGCGTTTGGTTGTAACAGCCATGGCCAGCTGGGAACAGGAATACTGGGGGATGCCAGAAGCCCATTTCCTGTGAAGGCCAGTTTCCTGACTGGAAAATTCCATAGGAGAG AATCAAAACAGTATACCGTGACCAAAATCATCTGTGGAGGAGACCATAgtttcttattgtattctaatgaGCAG ACCTCTGTCCCCTCGGAAGACTTCAGAGTGATTAATATTGGCAAAAGTCTCTCACCAATCAATTATGAAAGTTTGAATTCGTTGAGGCTGAAACTGATGTACAACACAGACTCTAGCGTCACAAA TGACGTCATAGTTCAGCTGTCCTCGACGGCGTGCTGGAATGCCAGCTTCTTGGACCAAAG tgatgatacccattTCAAAACCAACCCAAAGATCCCAGGCATCGATCTCAACTCTGTCAGAATGCTGTTTGAGACTCTGAGCAAACCAGCTTTCTCTGAACTCATGGAGCAG GCCACCAAGAGTTTTGAGAGCCTGCTGATCCCTCAGCTGCCACGCTCCCCTCCTGATGTCGAGGCCATGAGGATCTACCTCATCTTGTCAGAGTACCCGGCCCTGCAGGACTCCAAAAACTACGTCCGCCTCACTATACCCTTAGCAATGGCTATTCTGCGGCTAGATGCCAACCCCAGCAAAGTATTGG ACAACTGGTGGTGTTTCGTGGACGGCAGCGTGTTCACCCGAATGGTCGACATGTACAAGAGCATTGTTGTCTTTATGCTAACAGGAGGCAAGACGGTCCTCGTGCCCATGTTCTATGAGAACTATTTTCTTGCCACTCTTCGGCTGCTGGAAAAGCTCCACAAG GTAAACTTGAAGGCACAACATGTGGAGTACAACCGCTTTTACATCCCAGACATCACCAGCCTCGTGGACATCCAGGAAGACTACCTCAAATGGTTTCTGAGTAAAGCTGAGATT AAAGTGGGATCATCCCCTTCACAG AGTGACTTTCCCTCAGTAAACCTATGTGCCTACCCGTTCATACTGAACGCAAAAGCCAAGACAACCATGCTGCAAACTGATGCTGAACTGCAAATGCAG ATGGCAGTAAGCGGTGCAAACCTACACAATGTCTTTATGCTGCTCACACTGGAACCCCACCTCGCTAGGAACCCTTACCTGGTGCTCCATGTGCGCAGGAGCCATTTAGTAAGCGACACACTACGCGAGCTCACCATGTACTCTGACGTGGACCTCAAGAAACCACTCAAG GTGATCTTTGATGGAGAGGAGGCCGTAGACGCAGGCGGCGTAACTAAAGAGTTCTTCCTGCTGCTGTTGAAGGAGCTGATGGATCCCGTGTACGGGATGTTCACTCATTACAAAGAGTCCAACCTGCTCTGGTTCTCAGATAAA TGTTTTGTAGAGCAGAACTGGTTCCACCTGATCGGGATCATCTGCGGTCTGGCCATCTATAACGCCACAGTGGTGGACCTCCACTTCCCCCTGGCTCTCTACAAGAAGCTGCTCGAGGTGTCACCCACGCTGGAGGACTTCAAAGAGCTCTCACCCACTGAAGCCCG GAGTTTACAACAGCTTTTAGACTATGAAGGAAGTGACGTGGAGGAGACGTTTCTTCTCAACTTTGCT ATCACCAGGGAGAACTATGGGATGACAGAAGTCAAGGAGCTGATTCCCGGAGGAGAGAGCGTCGCTGTGGACAAAAACAACAG gaagGAGTTTGTGGAGGCCTACCTGCGCTACGTGTTCTCAGACTCCGTGGGGGAGCAGTACTCTGCCTTCTCCGCTGGTTTCCTGAAGGTGTGCGGTGGTGAGATCCTGTCTCTGTTCCAGCCCTCCGAGCTGATGGCCATGGTGGTCGGCAACAATAACTACAACTGGGAGGAGATGGAGAAG AACGCCGTTTATAAGGGGGAGTACACCGCCACTCATCCAACAGTCAGATTGTTCTGGGAGGTTTTCCACGAGTTCCCtctggaaaagaagaagcagTTCTTGT TGTTCCTGACCGGTAGCGACCGCATTCCCATCCACGGCATGGAGAGCCTGCGCATCATCATCCAGTCTACCACAGCAGAGGAGCACTACCTGCCCGTGGCCCACACCTGCTACAACCTGCTGGACATGCCCCGCTACCAGACCAAAGAGATGCTGCGCCGCCGCCTCACTCAGGCCGTGGAGCAGTACGAGGGCTTCAGCCTGGTCTGA
- the herc3 gene encoding putative E3 ubiquitin-protein ligase HERC3 isoform X1, giving the protein MLCWGNAKDGQLGIGVEKNPVFEPRNCHVFSGRGLKEVGCGGQHSVFLMHDGSVYTCGSNSCGQLGHDKAGISPEVVGALDTQKITMVSCGRGHSMAVNEQGQLFAWGAGDGGQLGLGTTETTVRIPRLVKRLCDHRISQVMCGNQHCVALSRDGQLFTWGQNTSGQLGLGKGEPSKLFPHPLKSLAGIPLAQITAGGDHSFALSLSGAVFGWGKNRAGQLGLNDKQDRAVPCHIKFLRSQKVVYISCGDEHTAALTKDGGLFTFGDGSWGQLGHGSTNSELLPRRVLELMGTEVSQIACGRHHTLAFVPSSGVVYAFGCNSHGQLGTGILGDARSPFPVKASFLTGKFHRRESKQYTVTKIICGGDHSFLLYSNEQTSVPSEDFRVINIGKSLSPINYESLNSLRLKLMYNTDSSVTNDVIVQLSSTACWNASFLDQSDDTHFKTNPKIPGIDLNSVRMLFETLSKPAFSELMEQATKSFESLLIPQLPRSPPDVEAMRIYLILSEYPALQDSKNYVRLTIPLAMAILRLDANPSKVLDNWWCFVDGSVFTRMVDMYKSIVVFMLTGGKTVLVPMFYENYFLATLRLLEKLHKVNLKAQHVEYNRFYIPDITSLVDIQEDYLKWFLSKAEIKVGSSPSQSDFPSVNLCAYPFILNAKAKTTMLQTDAELQMQMAVSGANLHNVFMLLTLEPHLARNPYLVLHVRRSHLVSDTLRELTMYSDVDLKKPLKVIFDGEEAVDAGGVTKEFFLLLLKELMDPVYGMFTHYKESNLLWFSDKCFVEQNWFHLIGIICGLAIYNATVVDLHFPLALYKKLLEVSPTLEDFKELSPTEARSLQQLLDYEGSDVEETFLLNFAITRENYGMTEVKELIPGGESVAVDKNNRKEFVEAYLRYVFSDSVGEQYSAFSAGFLKVCGGEILSLFQPSELMAMVVGNNNYNWEEMEKNAVYKGEYTATHPTVRLFWEVFHEFPLEKKKQFLLFLTGSDRIPIHGMESLRIIIQSTTAEEHYLPVAHTCYNLLDMPRYQTKEMLRRRLTQAVEQYEGFSLV; this is encoded by the exons GTCATGACAAAGCAGGGATTTCCCCAG AGGTTGTTGGGGCTCTGGATACCCAAAAGATTACGATGGTGTCATGTGGCCGGGGGCATTCGATGGCAGTGAATGAACAGGGTCAACTGTTTGCCTGGGGAGCTGGTGATGGGGGACAGCTGGGACTGGGGACCACAGAGACGACTGTTCGAATTCCAAG GTTGGTCAAAAGACTGTGTGACCATCGCATCTCTCAAGTAATGTGTGGGAATCAGCACTGCGTCGCACTTTCTAGAG ATGGTCAGCTGTTCACATGGGGCCAGAACACCAGCGGGCAGCTCGGGTTGGGGAAAGGAGAGCCCAGCAAGCTGTTCCCTCATCCTCTAAAGTCTCTGGCAGGAATTCCTTTGGCACAAATAACGGCAGGAGGAGACCACAGTTTTGCCCTCTCATTGTCTGGAGCTGTATTTGGCTGGGGCAAAAACAGAGCTGGACAACTGGGCCTTAATGATAAACAAG ATCGTGCCGTCCCATGCCACATCAAATTTTTGAGATCTCAGAAAGTTGTTTACATCAGCTGTGGAGATGAACATACAGCAGCCTTGACAAAG GATGGCGGCTTGTTTACGTTTGGTGATGGCTCGTGGGGTCAGCTGGGTCACGGCTCCACCAATAGTGAACTTTTACCTAGACGAGTGCTGGAGCTCATGGGCACTGAGGTGTCCCAAATCGCCTGTGGCAG GCACCACACGTTGGCGTTCGTGCCTTCCTCTGGCGTGGTATATGCGTTTGGTTGTAACAGCCATGGCCAGCTGGGAACAGGAATACTGGGGGATGCCAGAAGCCCATTTCCTGTGAAGGCCAGTTTCCTGACTGGAAAATTCCATAGGAGAG AATCAAAACAGTATACCGTGACCAAAATCATCTGTGGAGGAGACCATAgtttcttattgtattctaatgaGCAG ACCTCTGTCCCCTCGGAAGACTTCAGAGTGATTAATATTGGCAAAAGTCTCTCACCAATCAATTATGAAAGTTTGAATTCGTTGAGGCTGAAACTGATGTACAACACAGACTCTAGCGTCACAAA TGACGTCATAGTTCAGCTGTCCTCGACGGCGTGCTGGAATGCCAGCTTCTTGGACCAAAG tgatgatacccattTCAAAACCAACCCAAAGATCCCAGGCATCGATCTCAACTCTGTCAGAATGCTGTTTGAGACTCTGAGCAAACCAGCTTTCTCTGAACTCATGGAGCAG GCCACCAAGAGTTTTGAGAGCCTGCTGATCCCTCAGCTGCCACGCTCCCCTCCTGATGTCGAGGCCATGAGGATCTACCTCATCTTGTCAGAGTACCCGGCCCTGCAGGACTCCAAAAACTACGTCCGCCTCACTATACCCTTAGCAATGGCTATTCTGCGGCTAGATGCCAACCCCAGCAAAGTATTGG ACAACTGGTGGTGTTTCGTGGACGGCAGCGTGTTCACCCGAATGGTCGACATGTACAAGAGCATTGTTGTCTTTATGCTAACAGGAGGCAAGACGGTCCTCGTGCCCATGTTCTATGAGAACTATTTTCTTGCCACTCTTCGGCTGCTGGAAAAGCTCCACAAG GTAAACTTGAAGGCACAACATGTGGAGTACAACCGCTTTTACATCCCAGACATCACCAGCCTCGTGGACATCCAGGAAGACTACCTCAAATGGTTTCTGAGTAAAGCTGAGATT AAAGTGGGATCATCCCCTTCACAG AGTGACTTTCCCTCAGTAAACCTATGTGCCTACCCGTTCATACTGAACGCAAAAGCCAAGACAACCATGCTGCAAACTGATGCTGAACTGCAAATGCAG ATGGCAGTAAGCGGTGCAAACCTACACAATGTCTTTATGCTGCTCACACTGGAACCCCACCTCGCTAGGAACCCTTACCTGGTGCTCCATGTGCGCAGGAGCCATTTAGTAAGCGACACACTACGCGAGCTCACCATGTACTCTGACGTGGACCTCAAGAAACCACTCAAG GTGATCTTTGATGGAGAGGAGGCCGTAGACGCAGGCGGCGTAACTAAAGAGTTCTTCCTGCTGCTGTTGAAGGAGCTGATGGATCCCGTGTACGGGATGTTCACTCATTACAAAGAGTCCAACCTGCTCTGGTTCTCAGATAAA TGTTTTGTAGAGCAGAACTGGTTCCACCTGATCGGGATCATCTGCGGTCTGGCCATCTATAACGCCACAGTGGTGGACCTCCACTTCCCCCTGGCTCTCTACAAGAAGCTGCTCGAGGTGTCACCCACGCTGGAGGACTTCAAAGAGCTCTCACCCACTGAAGCCCG GAGTTTACAACAGCTTTTAGACTATGAAGGAAGTGACGTGGAGGAGACGTTTCTTCTCAACTTTGCT ATCACCAGGGAGAACTATGGGATGACAGAAGTCAAGGAGCTGATTCCCGGAGGAGAGAGCGTCGCTGTGGACAAAAACAACAG gaagGAGTTTGTGGAGGCCTACCTGCGCTACGTGTTCTCAGACTCCGTGGGGGAGCAGTACTCTGCCTTCTCCGCTGGTTTCCTGAAGGTGTGCGGTGGTGAGATCCTGTCTCTGTTCCAGCCCTCCGAGCTGATGGCCATGGTGGTCGGCAACAATAACTACAACTGGGAGGAGATGGAGAAG AACGCCGTTTATAAGGGGGAGTACACCGCCACTCATCCAACAGTCAGATTGTTCTGGGAGGTTTTCCACGAGTTCCCtctggaaaagaagaagcagTTCTTGT TGTTCCTGACCGGTAGCGACCGCATTCCCATCCACGGCATGGAGAGCCTGCGCATCATCATCCAGTCTACCACAGCAGAGGAGCACTACCTGCCCGTGGCCCACACCTGCTACAACCTGCTGGACATGCCCCGCTACCAGACCAAAGAGATGCTGCGCCGCCGCCTCACTCAGGCCGTGGAGCAGTACGAGGGCTTCAGCCTGGTCTGA
- the herc3 gene encoding putative E3 ubiquitin-protein ligase HERC3 isoform X3 yields MCGNQHCVALSRDGQLFTWGQNTSGQLGLGKGEPSKLFPHPLKSLAGIPLAQITAGGDHSFALSLSGAVFGWGKNRAGQLGLNDKQDRAVPCHIKFLRSQKVVYISCGDEHTAALTKDGGLFTFGDGSWGQLGHGSTNSELLPRRVLELMGTEVSQIACGRHHTLAFVPSSGVVYAFGCNSHGQLGTGILGDARSPFPVKASFLTGKFHRRESKQYTVTKIICGGDHSFLLYSNEQTSVPSEDFRVINIGKSLSPINYESLNSLRLKLMYNTDSSVTNDVIVQLSSTACWNASFLDQSDDTHFKTNPKIPGIDLNSVRMLFETLSKPAFSELMEQATKSFESLLIPQLPRSPPDVEAMRIYLILSEYPALQDSKNYVRLTIPLAMAILRLDANPSKVLDNWWCFVDGSVFTRMVDMYKSIVVFMLTGGKTVLVPMFYENYFLATLRLLEKLHKVNLKAQHVEYNRFYIPDITSLVDIQEDYLKWFLSKAEIKVGSSPSQSDFPSVNLCAYPFILNAKAKTTMLQTDAELQMQMAVSGANLHNVFMLLTLEPHLARNPYLVLHVRRSHLVSDTLRELTMYSDVDLKKPLKVIFDGEEAVDAGGVTKEFFLLLLKELMDPVYGMFTHYKESNLLWFSDKCFVEQNWFHLIGIICGLAIYNATVVDLHFPLALYKKLLEVSPTLEDFKELSPTEARSLQQLLDYEGSDVEETFLLNFAITRENYGMTEVKELIPGGESVAVDKNNRKEFVEAYLRYVFSDSVGEQYSAFSAGFLKVCGGEILSLFQPSELMAMVVGNNNYNWEEMEKNAVYKGEYTATHPTVRLFWEVFHEFPLEKKKQFLLFLTGSDRIPIHGMESLRIIIQSTTAEEHYLPVAHTCYNLLDMPRYQTKEMLRRRLTQAVEQYEGFSLV; encoded by the exons ATGTGTGGGAATCAGCACTGCGTCGCACTTTCTAGAG ATGGTCAGCTGTTCACATGGGGCCAGAACACCAGCGGGCAGCTCGGGTTGGGGAAAGGAGAGCCCAGCAAGCTGTTCCCTCATCCTCTAAAGTCTCTGGCAGGAATTCCTTTGGCACAAATAACGGCAGGAGGAGACCACAGTTTTGCCCTCTCATTGTCTGGAGCTGTATTTGGCTGGGGCAAAAACAGAGCTGGACAACTGGGCCTTAATGATAAACAAG ATCGTGCCGTCCCATGCCACATCAAATTTTTGAGATCTCAGAAAGTTGTTTACATCAGCTGTGGAGATGAACATACAGCAGCCTTGACAAAG GATGGCGGCTTGTTTACGTTTGGTGATGGCTCGTGGGGTCAGCTGGGTCACGGCTCCACCAATAGTGAACTTTTACCTAGACGAGTGCTGGAGCTCATGGGCACTGAGGTGTCCCAAATCGCCTGTGGCAG GCACCACACGTTGGCGTTCGTGCCTTCCTCTGGCGTGGTATATGCGTTTGGTTGTAACAGCCATGGCCAGCTGGGAACAGGAATACTGGGGGATGCCAGAAGCCCATTTCCTGTGAAGGCCAGTTTCCTGACTGGAAAATTCCATAGGAGAG AATCAAAACAGTATACCGTGACCAAAATCATCTGTGGAGGAGACCATAgtttcttattgtattctaatgaGCAG ACCTCTGTCCCCTCGGAAGACTTCAGAGTGATTAATATTGGCAAAAGTCTCTCACCAATCAATTATGAAAGTTTGAATTCGTTGAGGCTGAAACTGATGTACAACACAGACTCTAGCGTCACAAA TGACGTCATAGTTCAGCTGTCCTCGACGGCGTGCTGGAATGCCAGCTTCTTGGACCAAAG tgatgatacccattTCAAAACCAACCCAAAGATCCCAGGCATCGATCTCAACTCTGTCAGAATGCTGTTTGAGACTCTGAGCAAACCAGCTTTCTCTGAACTCATGGAGCAG GCCACCAAGAGTTTTGAGAGCCTGCTGATCCCTCAGCTGCCACGCTCCCCTCCTGATGTCGAGGCCATGAGGATCTACCTCATCTTGTCAGAGTACCCGGCCCTGCAGGACTCCAAAAACTACGTCCGCCTCACTATACCCTTAGCAATGGCTATTCTGCGGCTAGATGCCAACCCCAGCAAAGTATTGG ACAACTGGTGGTGTTTCGTGGACGGCAGCGTGTTCACCCGAATGGTCGACATGTACAAGAGCATTGTTGTCTTTATGCTAACAGGAGGCAAGACGGTCCTCGTGCCCATGTTCTATGAGAACTATTTTCTTGCCACTCTTCGGCTGCTGGAAAAGCTCCACAAG GTAAACTTGAAGGCACAACATGTGGAGTACAACCGCTTTTACATCCCAGACATCACCAGCCTCGTGGACATCCAGGAAGACTACCTCAAATGGTTTCTGAGTAAAGCTGAGATT AAAGTGGGATCATCCCCTTCACAG AGTGACTTTCCCTCAGTAAACCTATGTGCCTACCCGTTCATACTGAACGCAAAAGCCAAGACAACCATGCTGCAAACTGATGCTGAACTGCAAATGCAG ATGGCAGTAAGCGGTGCAAACCTACACAATGTCTTTATGCTGCTCACACTGGAACCCCACCTCGCTAGGAACCCTTACCTGGTGCTCCATGTGCGCAGGAGCCATTTAGTAAGCGACACACTACGCGAGCTCACCATGTACTCTGACGTGGACCTCAAGAAACCACTCAAG GTGATCTTTGATGGAGAGGAGGCCGTAGACGCAGGCGGCGTAACTAAAGAGTTCTTCCTGCTGCTGTTGAAGGAGCTGATGGATCCCGTGTACGGGATGTTCACTCATTACAAAGAGTCCAACCTGCTCTGGTTCTCAGATAAA TGTTTTGTAGAGCAGAACTGGTTCCACCTGATCGGGATCATCTGCGGTCTGGCCATCTATAACGCCACAGTGGTGGACCTCCACTTCCCCCTGGCTCTCTACAAGAAGCTGCTCGAGGTGTCACCCACGCTGGAGGACTTCAAAGAGCTCTCACCCACTGAAGCCCG GAGTTTACAACAGCTTTTAGACTATGAAGGAAGTGACGTGGAGGAGACGTTTCTTCTCAACTTTGCT ATCACCAGGGAGAACTATGGGATGACAGAAGTCAAGGAGCTGATTCCCGGAGGAGAGAGCGTCGCTGTGGACAAAAACAACAG gaagGAGTTTGTGGAGGCCTACCTGCGCTACGTGTTCTCAGACTCCGTGGGGGAGCAGTACTCTGCCTTCTCCGCTGGTTTCCTGAAGGTGTGCGGTGGTGAGATCCTGTCTCTGTTCCAGCCCTCCGAGCTGATGGCCATGGTGGTCGGCAACAATAACTACAACTGGGAGGAGATGGAGAAG AACGCCGTTTATAAGGGGGAGTACACCGCCACTCATCCAACAGTCAGATTGTTCTGGGAGGTTTTCCACGAGTTCCCtctggaaaagaagaagcagTTCTTGT TGTTCCTGACCGGTAGCGACCGCATTCCCATCCACGGCATGGAGAGCCTGCGCATCATCATCCAGTCTACCACAGCAGAGGAGCACTACCTGCCCGTGGCCCACACCTGCTACAACCTGCTGGACATGCCCCGCTACCAGACCAAAGAGATGCTGCGCCGCCGCCTCACTCAGGCCGTGGAGCAGTACGAGGGCTTCAGCCTGGTCTGA